The Pseudodesulfovibrio cashew genomic sequence AGCCCGCGGTGGAGCTCGGCAAACGACTTGCCAAGGCTCGCATGGACGCGGACGGGCTGGAAGAGGAGAAGGCCGACTTGGCCGCCTACCTTACGGCCGAAAGGGACATACGGGAGTTCTAACTCGTTGAGACAATTCAATGAAGGCGGCAGCAGGCCGCTCCAGTTCGTCAGGGTCATTTCCTGGACCCTGTTCGTCATCATCCTGGGCTTCAGCCTGCTGCTGTCGGTCTTCATCTCCAAATACGCGGAGCGGACCCTGCTGGAGAAGCAGAAGGAATTCGGCCTGTTGCTGGCGGAAAACGTCAGCCACCAGGTCTTCACCCGCTTCGTCATGCCTGCAGTCATGCAGTACGGCGGCATCAGCCTGCGCAACGAGGTCCAGTCCAAGGCCCTGGACGAAGTGGTTCGTTCAACCATTCATTCCTTTCACGTCACCTCCCTGCGCATTTACGATCAGAACGGCGTGATCACCTATTCCCTGGACAAGGACGAGATCGGCACCAAGGGCAACGCCCTGTACATGGTCACCCGCACCTGGAAGACCGAGGAATTTTCCTCCGAAATCCTGGCCAAGGTATCCAAGTTCGTCTCCCTGTTTCGTGTCCGGCTCAGTCCCGGGAACATGACCCTGCGCGCCTACTACCCGCTGCGCGCCGAGCGGAGTCTCACCGACATTTCCGAGAACCCGATCATGGGTATCCTGGAGTTCAAGCAGGACATCTCGGCGGACTTCATGGCCATGCTCAACTTCGAACGGTTGGTCATCGCCTTCTCCCTGGTCACCTCCCTGGTCCTCTTCTTCCTGGTGGTAGCCGTGCTGCGCAGGGCCGAGCGGCTCTCCAACAAGCAGCTCAAGGAGAAGGAACAGCTTCTCTTCGAGCTCCAGCAGCAGGAAAAGCTGGCGGGCATGGGCCGCATGGTAGCGGGCGTGGCCCACGAGATCCGCAATCCGCTGGGCATCATCAGCTCCAGCGCCGAGTTGGTCCTGAAGAAGGCTCGCAAGGAAGGCAGCTCCTACACTCGGCTCCTGGAGGCCGTGCATGAGGAGGCCAAGCGGCTGACGCGCACCGTGGCCGAGTTCCTGGACTACGCCCGGCCCAAGAAGCCGACCATGGCCGATGTGGACGTGGGCAGGCTCCTGGATCAGGTGGCCGTGTTCATGGAGCCCGAGTGCGAAAAGCTTGGCGTTACCATCCAACGCGACTACTCGGGAGACCTCTCGGCCAAGGGGGACAAGGACCTGCTCTACCGCGCCTTCTACAACCTGGTGGCCAACGGGCTCCAGGCCATAGCGCAGGCGGGGGTAAATGGCGGTCTGCTTGTCATCCGCGCCGTACGCGAGGAAGGGCGGTTGCATGTGCTCTTCCAGGATTCCGGCCCCGGCTTCCCCGCCGAACATATTGAAAAGGTCCGTGATCCCTTCTTCACCACCAAGGACTCGGGAACCGGTCTGGGGCTGGCTCTGGTCTCCACCATCCTCGAATCCCACGGCGTGGAGATGCACCTCTCCAATGCCGAAGAAGGCGGCGCACGGGTGGACATCCTTTTCCCGGAGGGCTAGAAACAAGCTATGTCGAAAGCGTGGATACAGGCCAAACACCCCGAGTTCGTCCGGGATCTGTTCAAGTTCTTCTGCCAGAGTTGCGAAGTGCTTGAGGAACAGTTTGCCGCCTTTGACGAGGACGGCTCGGTCCGGTTCGAGGTGCTCAAGGACATCGTGGGCAACGAAATGGACAAGGGGCTGCTGTGGCGGATGAAGGACACCGCGCACCACGTCTTCCGTAACGATCCGCACTCCCAGCTCGGCGGCATGTTTCTGGACTGGGCCATCGGCTACATTTTTCACGAGACCCTCAAGCTCAAGGAAGACGCCTACCAGAAGCAGAATTACGCGCCGTGGTTCCACAAGCTTTACGAAGAAGAACTCGACGGCAACGAGAAGGACGTCACCGGAGAACTTTTCCTGGTCCTCAACCAGACCGAGGAGTCCATGCGGCGTGAGATCGACCGCATCCGCTTCATCATGGCCAAGTGCCGGCAGCTCCTGCCATACTATCTCCACCGCTACAGCGCCAACGAACTGCTGGCGCGCTATATTTTCTCGGAAAACGAACTGGTTAGGTCCGTCTTTGCCGATGAATACGAGGGGCTGGTCAAGGCCATCTATGGCGACGAACCCGAGCGGTTATACCTTCTCGCCTGCCAATCCCTGCGCATGGGCGGCTGGATGGAGGAGGCCACCCGCGCCATCGGGCAGGCCATGGAGGTTAATCCAATGTCCAAAATAGTCTTGCAAGAAAAGAAAATGATTGATAATTGGGTGTCCAGAATCGAAACCTGAGCTGGCTGCTTTCAGGTCATACAAAAAGATTATCAATTCGAGGAGGCCATTAATGAAGAAGCTGATTTTACTCGCAATCGCCGCGTGCCTCGTGTTCGCCTGGGGTTGCTCCAAGAAAGTGAAGACCGAACCCGAAGTGGTCGTGGTCGAGGAAAAGGAAGTGATGGTCGAGGAAAAGGCTCCTGTGACCGATCCCATGCAGGTTTACAAGGCCGAATACGACGCCCTGCCTGTGTCCCACACCGTGACCAAGGGTGAATGTCTCTGGTGGATCGCCGAGTACAAGCATGTGTACAACGATCCTTTCAT encodes the following:
- a CDS encoding ATP-binding protein, with the protein product MRQFNEGGSRPLQFVRVISWTLFVIILGFSLLLSVFISKYAERTLLEKQKEFGLLLAENVSHQVFTRFVMPAVMQYGGISLRNEVQSKALDEVVRSTIHSFHVTSLRIYDQNGVITYSLDKDEIGTKGNALYMVTRTWKTEEFSSEILAKVSKFVSLFRVRLSPGNMTLRAYYPLRAERSLTDISENPIMGILEFKQDISADFMAMLNFERLVIAFSLVTSLVLFFLVVAVLRRAERLSNKQLKEKEQLLFELQQQEKLAGMGRMVAGVAHEIRNPLGIISSSAELVLKKARKEGSSYTRLLEAVHEEAKRLTRTVAEFLDYARPKKPTMADVDVGRLLDQVAVFMEPECEKLGVTIQRDYSGDLSAKGDKDLLYRAFYNLVANGLQAIAQAGVNGGLLVIRAVREEGRLHVLFQDSGPGFPAEHIEKVRDPFFTTKDSGTGLGLALVSTILESHGVEMHLSNAEEGGARVDILFPEG
- a CDS encoding LysM peptidoglycan-binding domain-containing protein, producing the protein MKKLILLAIAACLVFAWGCSKKVKTEPEVVVVEEKEVMVEEKAPVTDPMQVYKAEYDALPVSHTVTKGECLWWIAEYKHVYNDPFMWPLIYKANRDQIKNPDLIYPGQQFEVPRYGFDLEEVKAARKDAGAPWKALEPGEDAMLPAEMRAALGYSF